The following DNA comes from Solanum stenotomum isolate F172 chromosome 11, ASM1918654v1, whole genome shotgun sequence.
cgctacaggaatgctctaaacgATGCAGTGAATGCTTTATACGAGGaaaagaattctttaatttaaaaatgacctggagggtcattacattatcctaCAAACACAGTAACCAAGACATCGTGTATTTGCGAATACAACACCAGGATCATGATTGCGTAGACCAAAATCATTGTCCTCTGCGAACATGATGCTAGGTGTGCGAACACGATGAACATAGGGTGCTGCACCAACCCATACTTGGAATGTACAAGATGTTTCGATGGGGGCACGAGATTGTTCAATCATCACCAACCCAAAAAGTTCTagcatatatatttattgaaagTTTAGATATTCAAAGTTATTTTTTGGTTAAGTTGCCGATGGACAAGCACTAGAGAAAACATATGATGAGTTGGTGCTACTTTTCAATAGGTTGTCAATTAATACTCATGAGTAGACAAGTTGATTCAATAGCGGTACAATGAAATAGGCAATAAAAATTCTAGAGATTAATAGGATAACTAGTATATAGGCACATATCACAACTATGAACAACAACTTTAGCGAGCTAAATAGTTTTTTGATGGGTCAAGTGCAAGCTCAAGTTCATTCAATCCAATAAGCTCAATTATTCTGCAGAATCTGTGGAGGAACCCATACAATTGATATGTTCGTATCTAATCAAGAGTTAATACTTTTCATAGGCAATGCAAGTTGAGGTACAAAACACTAAAATTTTAGAGTTACTTATAATCCAAATTTGAGGAACCACCTAAATTTCTAAGAGGGTGCAAATTAGAAACAAAATcaatattgacaatgagatatCACAATGAAGTAGTTGTAGCATTTTAATAGCAAAGACAAATTACAATATCTATTTTGTGAATTTCTGAATAAGGAGCTCTCgactacaaaatttaaaaatgtggAGAACCAACCTCAAACTTAagataattatttcttaaatgGATATATTGATTATGTGCTAAATTCATTGAATTCGATCACCCCAAACAAATGATTTAAGAGActagaattaaaaaatttaaatctaaattAGAATTCAAAAACAGTGATTCAACTTTACAAATGatattcaaatcaaaatttgattatGGAATTAGATTTTCTAACTAATACGTAAAGTGTTCTTATACTTTTAATTTTCAAACAGTTAATGTGAGGGGCTAATTTGTGTTGACAAAAAGTAAAGTTTGCCTCTAAGGTGTTtcgaaattatatttttctagaaaaatttagattgattattgtgattttaaatatattaaggCCACTAGTATACTCATATTCAATGCTTCGCACGGTAATAAAAGGTTAAATATTGatgttaaaaaattaatttttagtaatCTCTTTTTTGATTGGACAATTGTTAAATGTGAacttctataaaaaaaatgttaatcaTGAACAACTCGTTtaaatcaatacaaaaatcTCTAATTAGTTTTTTTGTCTGTTAACATGAGCTAATGACACTTATATTTGTCAAGTTATTATTGTAAGATGCAATTAAAGAGgttgatattttaaattatgaagAATTCAGAGatgaataatatatttcatttggAGCTTAATACAAAAGTTTGACATTGACTTTGAAAACTAGCAATAATGTTTACAAGTTTGCTTTTTCGTTTTGAATCAGTTTGTGGACAATTGAAACACTCCTCAACACCTCCTTACCCTCTCAAATCAATGTGTATTTCGATATTTAATCGCTATCAACCTCCTTAAAATTCAAAGAACATTCTAAAGTGATTGGAACAAAATATTCAACTTCTTTTGCTGCTGTTTTCTCTCAAACCTCTTCAAATTAGTTCATATataaaaacaagagaaaatggtctaaacccccccccccaacctatacccgaaatcccaacTACATACTTCAAATTCacgggtgtcctattacccaCCTGAACTTTATATTTCTCTACTTTCTACACACCTAAGTGTTGACCTCAACACATAAACCAAATAATTAGACCAACATGATTCCACGCGGCTGGGTCCCCAGCCTCTTTAACTCCCAATTCTTGTTTTTTCCCTATTTCCCTCCTAAAATGTAAAAGACCAAAACAATCATCCTTTCTCATTTTTATCTCCTTCTCCATTTGCAATACATTTCTGGTGATCATCGAACGATTTTGCTGTGtattttcaactttattttgtagtttatcAACTGATTTAATAAAAGCTAAGTTCTTTATCCCTTATTTCGAGTTTGTGCTTTATCCCCTAGGGTTTTTGTTGATTTGTGAAATTAAGAGCAACATTGTGTGAAATCTTATGTGTGGCTTACGATTATAGTGTTAGGTGTTCATTTACACCATATTATAccatatttttcatgaaattagGTTTTTCCTTTTCTCGTCTAAGTCTCGTAATTATGTATTTCTGTTCGTCTTAGTATTATGTTCATGGAGTGTTGTATTTATGTTCTTCTTAGTATTATGTTCATAGAGAAGCAGTTACTATGTTGTATTTATGTTCGTCTTAGTATTATATTCATATTGCTACAATGATACTACGTTTTTAagtattattctattttttggaTTTCCCTCAGGTTAGAGTATGTCTATAATTACTATTCTgtttttttattgctttcaggaAAGAGATGTATGGGTTTACTTTGATTACTCTAAGGTGATGGTGGGGTGTTAGATTTAAGTAGTGGGGAACTAATATATAATGGTGAAAAAGTTATAGAATTTTTAGATGTTGATGTAGATAAAATGTCATATTTTGAGTTGAAAGACTATATTAGAGAATTGGGATATAGTACAACTTGCACCTTTAGTATTAAAGCACCTAACAGTGGCATTTTGGTAGATGTTGACAATGATAAGGATATTTTAGACATGATGTGTTCCTTGGAAGATGGGGATGTAGTGGAGGTATTTGTTAGGCATTTGGTTGATGAGGCAATTGTGGGGCCCCATGTTAATAGAAAATGGTAGTCATATGGATATGAGAGAATATGGTTCAACTTTTAATACAAGGCCTAGTGAGAGTGAAAACTTCAACTTTGGAGTAGGTGAAGACCATTTAAACAGTGAGAACCTCGTTGCTACTTTTTCAACCTCACCTCCTTTCACTACTACACCTCTTGTCAATATTGCTACTGCAGATGGTGCTACTGCAGATGTTGTAGGAGATGATGATATAGATGTTGGTCCTGCTGGATCTGATTTCTCAAAAGAAGAAGTAGAGGGTTCTGATTATTCAACTGAGGATAGTGTTGAGTCTGAAGTTGAATTAGTTGGAGATAATAATGAGGTAGAGTATGGTAGTGATGTACATGAGGAGGTTAGGGAGTTGAGGGCTGAAAAGAGAAGTTTTCAAAGgaggaaaagaagggaaagaGTACCAGCTGACAATGAAGAGGTAACAGTAGGTGAAGCTGGACCAGATTTAGGTTTTGATGAAACTGGAACAGGTAAAGTAAGTCATGAAGGAAGGCTAGGAGATGATGAGCCTTACTTTGCAAGTTCTGATGAGGATAGTTTTAAGTTAGATGAAGATGAGTGttgtgatgatgatgatgaacaTGAATCTGGTTGATCAAGAAGGGTAAAGTTGTCAAGAAAGAGGagttcaaaaactcaaaaaaatcattcatgATCCTACTACAAAGAAATTTGTGTGACAGTTGGGCATGGTGTTTAAAGATGTGAAAGAATTTAGACAAACAATAACTAAATATGCAGTTAGAAGGAGGGTTCATGTGGAgacgtgggtgaatgaaccaaaaaaaattaaagttagatgcaAAGATGGTTGTCCATGGCTTTTGTATGGATGTCTTGACAAGACAACAAATAATTTCATGATAAAAACTTACAATCCAAAGCATACTTGCAATAAGACAACTAGAaattacttgtgcaatgcaaagTTTTTATCTGAAGCCTTCAGAGAAAGAATAATTGAGCAACCAAACATAAGAGTCTTCAAGTTGCAGGAGatgatttggaaaaaaattaaactttatgTTGACAAGACTACTATGAGAAGAGCAAGAGCTAAAGTGTTGAAAGATATAATGGGTGATCATGTTGTGGAATTTGGAAGAATACTTGACTACAAGGATGAATTGTTAAGGACCAATCCAGGGACCAGTTGTGTTGTAAAAGTTGGTGAACCTGATGCCGAAGGCAAATCAATATTTCAGAGTTTTTACATATGTTTTGATGCTTTAAGGAAGGCATGGATACATTGTAGGAAGTGCTTAGGCTTAGATGgttgttttcttaaaaatgtttGTAAAGGTTAATTGTTAGTTGTTGTGGCCAAGGATGGTAGCAATCAGATGATGCCACTTGCTTGGGCAATAATTGAAAAGGAGAACAAAAACACTTGGACCATGTTTTTCAAGTGCATAAGGGATGATCTGGGACATGGAGATGGTGAAGGTCTCACCTTGATTACAGATATGCAAAAGGTATGTGAacttattttgtaattttcaatttatatgtgtAATTGTGACCAAATTATCATCTATTGTATGGAATATCTGTAGCAATTATAGATGTATTACCTAAGTGTGAACATAGAATGTGTGCTAGGCATATATTAGCTAATTGGGCTAAGAATTGGAGGGGTCTTCAAAGAATACAACAATTTTGGAAGATAGCTAAGAGTACATTTGAGTCTCAATTAaggaaaaatatagagaagatGAAGTTGTTTGGTCCAGAAAAAATGATGGATAGCTTAATGTACTACAACATTAATTTTTGGTGCAAAGTTTACTTCATTACTGAAGTAAAGTGTGACTCTATAGACAACAACATGTCTAAGTGTTTTAATACATGGATCTTGGCTGCTAGACACAAGATCATCATTACTATGCTTGAAGAAataatgtcacgccccgaggctaacCCCTAGAcgcagacacgggacctaggatctcaagtgaccccaagctaaccctggtggcatgacatgagcatactaagaataataatcactgatgcggaagctaatcatAAGTAAATCTAAAATGAttgggaatacccatatactaaaactgaatatatccaatctgagagtttaatacaaaagaaatatcaaactcaaatactaagctgaatctaactatgtctgaaaatagcctctaactgactagaagtgctgggacatacctcagctaagtctagcaaaaccgAAACTAATAGattgaaataatgaaaagatAACATGATTGTTgccctcgaagaatgaggactcaccactaatgctGCTAAAATGGAGATCAGGAACCAATATAAGCGTGATCTAGATGCTGAGAATCTAAACCTATATCACAGGAAGATgcagcgcagagtatgcgtcagtacttgaaaggtactgagcatgtaggatagagtaaagctgaaataagcatataactgaacaagcaatatagtaagagcataatttgaacatgacatagatactgaatactgagctaactgaacgcaatgaccaatttatagcatgttgagactgaaatactgaatatactggtaaatggtcaatgcaatagaatatggttgaactgtgggagctactaataaccaataataaaatcacatgagaTAAATGTagagtccaatgtatacgccccatcgagaggatccaatatacgctgccagaggtatagaggcatgctggcgtgatcactaaaatgatatCCACAgaagggacttacaacctatgtggctcgtagttctaggactatttgggtacgctgaaccctagtccaactcggtattatgctattCCCAATGGATTgagtgattaacacattatgactaaatttctgtaagatactagatagctcaaactgaacatgcaaactgagagtacaacaattaaactgatattgatatattaataactaaggcatgtataactgaataactgaaatatctgacctagcatgtgtaatttaAGGACTAAAGAAAtgcatagctagggttctggaatttatgcaataaactgaatattaacttactaatctgatttggatcattctagcAGCTAAGAacctaacaattctaacatttaagaaaccctaggtctagtcataataagggaatcaagaaactgactgaaaactaggaACCTTATGGGTGAAAGGagcccactagtgaaattccacataccggGTGACGAATtttacggagaaatcctttgatttctgggCTAGAACTGAAGAAACTCGTTGCGTCCTTGAACTAGGGTTggtcgcctctttctcttcttacgCTTCTAAATTTATGAGTTTTGATGCAAgatctgacttaggtaagttctagttatgtttctaggctaaaactaatcAAAACCACATAGTTTAGAGGTCCagcgaaataggaaaagaccgaAATAACCCTGACTTAATGTAGTAGACGGGCTGACCACGACCATCTTTCGGACCATGAAagggaccacagaccgtgaagtCGGTTGTGATCTAGACTTAGTTCTAAAAATTTGGGGGGTCTGGACTACGACCATTACACGGCCCGTGTGGAGGACCACGGACCGTAAAGGTCCGCATGGTCCTCACTTGGGCTGAGGTCTAGAGGCTTCATATTGGGAGTCTACTGGTTAAACTCCACAGACTGTGTGAAGGACCAGATACCACGAAAGTGTCTGTGGTCTTCACTTAGACCTGAGGGGTTCT
Coding sequences within:
- the LOC125845664 gene encoding uncharacterized protein LOC125845664, translating into MVFKDVKEFRQTITKYAVRRRVHVETWVNEPKKIKVRCKDGCPWLLYGCLDKTTNNFMIKTYNPKHTCNKTTRNYLCNAKFLSEAFRERIIEQPNIRVFKLQEMIWKKIKLYVDKTTMRRARAKVLKDIMGDHVVEFGRILDYKDELLRTNPGTSCVVKVGEPDAEVVVAKDGSNQMMPLAWAIIEKENKNTWTMFFKCIRDDLGHGDGEGLTLITDMQKQL